A portion of the Micromonospora tarapacensis genome contains these proteins:
- a CDS encoding Glu/Leu/Phe/Val dehydrogenase dimerization domain-containing protein — protein MNAVIEYVDPVEGFRGWLVYDGSDCRLAAGGCRVKPGLTVADLAELAGRMTLKERLLGINVDGAKCGIDYDPHAPGKSAALRRFLGFLRGQLMTRFSMGCDMGTRWEELEELAALEGIPSIKYAVRGAQGFSEAEFVARMGLLDQHVGALTLAQRRAGHALAQAAVMAARAGALPGPLSCTLQGFGNLGRAAAYTLVQEGVRITAVADEYGCVADPAGLDVAAMLAEPAGTPVPRLAPQARGLPAAALFDLSTDLVLLAAGADGLPAERAGRLPAPVVVVGANCGLSPQAEHALHRAGVLVVPDFVGGIGGSASMEALFGPARCPSPRGVLDGVTELMRQLVDHLTDEARRRDLPLRQVAYDTAAAARVALGEPPYGGSPFLTRPLTATSHPVRR, from the coding sequence GTGAACGCTGTCATCGAGTACGTGGACCCGGTCGAGGGGTTCCGTGGCTGGCTGGTCTACGACGGGTCGGACTGCCGGCTGGCCGCCGGCGGTTGCCGGGTGAAGCCGGGGCTGACCGTGGCGGACCTGGCCGAGCTGGCCGGCCGGATGACCCTGAAGGAGCGGCTGCTGGGCATCAACGTCGACGGCGCCAAGTGCGGCATCGACTACGACCCGCACGCACCCGGTAAGAGTGCCGCGCTGCGCCGGTTCCTCGGCTTCCTGCGCGGGCAGCTGATGACCCGCTTCAGCATGGGTTGCGACATGGGCACCCGCTGGGAGGAGCTGGAGGAGCTGGCCGCGCTGGAGGGCATCCCGTCGATCAAGTACGCGGTACGCGGGGCGCAGGGGTTCAGCGAGGCCGAGTTCGTCGCCCGGATGGGCCTGCTCGACCAGCACGTCGGCGCGTTGACGCTGGCGCAGCGCCGCGCCGGGCACGCCCTGGCCCAGGCGGCGGTGATGGCCGCCCGCGCCGGCGCCCTGCCCGGCCCGCTGTCGTGCACCCTGCAGGGCTTCGGCAACCTCGGCCGGGCGGCGGCGTACACGCTGGTGCAGGAGGGTGTCCGGATCACGGCGGTCGCCGACGAGTACGGCTGCGTCGCCGACCCGGCCGGGCTCGACGTCGCCGCCATGCTGGCCGAGCCGGCCGGTACCCCGGTGCCGCGGCTCGCCCCGCAGGCCAGGGGGCTGCCCGCCGCCGCACTGTTCGACCTATCCACCGACCTGGTGCTGCTGGCCGCCGGCGCCGACGGGCTGCCGGCCGAGCGGGCCGGCCGGCTGCCGGCCCCGGTGGTGGTGGTCGGTGCGAACTGCGGGCTGAGTCCGCAGGCGGAGCATGCCCTGCACCGGGCCGGGGTGCTGGTGGTGCCGGACTTCGTCGGCGGCATCGGCGGGTCCGCGTCGATGGAGGCGCTGTTCGGGCCGGCCCGCTGCCCGAGCCCGCGGGGCGTGCTCGACGGCGTGACGGAACTGATGCGCCAACTCGTCGACCACCTGACCGACGAGGCCCGGCGCCGCGACCTGCCGCTGCGGCAGGTCGCGTACG